From one Phycisphaerales bacterium genomic stretch:
- a CDS encoding co-chaperone GroES — protein sequence MQVKPLDDRVLIKPNDPEQKTASGLYLPEGAKEKPQQGTVVATGPGRLLKDGKRAAVGVKKGETVVYGKYAGSEIEIKGVKHVIIEESELLGVIEK from the coding sequence ATGCAAGTCAAACCGCTCGATGATCGAGTGCTGATCAAACCCAACGACCCGGAGCAGAAGACCGCTTCAGGGCTGTACCTGCCCGAAGGCGCCAAAGAGAAGCCCCAGCAGGGCACCGTCGTCGCCACCGGGCCGGGCCGGCTGCTCAAGGACGGCAAGCGCGCCGCCGTCGGCGTCAAGAAGGGCGAGACCGTCGTCTACGGCAAGTACGCGGGCAGCGAAATCGAGATCAAGGGCGTCAAGCACGTGATCATCGAGGAATCCGAATTGCTCGGCGTCATCGAGAAGTGA